A section of the Catalinimonas alkaloidigena genome encodes:
- a CDS encoding YebC/PmpR family DNA-binding transcriptional regulator, with the protein MSGHSKWSTIKRKKGALDAKRGKIFTKLIKEISVAVREGGGDVESNPRLRLAIQNAKGANMPKDNIDRAIKKAAGEGGDAYVEPTYEGYGPFGVAVYVECATDNTNRTVSSVRSIFTKNGGSLGTNGSLQFLFDRKGVFTFKTPENTDEDEFTLELIDAGAEEVEFDEDYVTVTCAMDDFGSVQKFLDEREVEVENAELQRIPNTTKRLDDEEVAKVMKMIDALEDDDDVQKVYHNLEVTEEQMANL; encoded by the coding sequence ATGTCCGGACATAGTAAATGGTCGACGATCAAGCGCAAAAAAGGGGCGCTGGATGCGAAACGTGGAAAGATTTTTACCAAGCTGATTAAAGAAATTTCGGTTGCGGTACGCGAGGGCGGGGGAGATGTGGAGAGCAACCCACGGTTGCGCCTGGCGATCCAGAACGCCAAAGGGGCCAACATGCCGAAAGACAACATTGATCGGGCCATTAAAAAAGCGGCTGGCGAAGGCGGGGATGCCTACGTGGAGCCGACGTACGAAGGGTATGGTCCTTTTGGCGTGGCTGTTTACGTAGAATGTGCCACCGACAATACCAACCGGACGGTCTCGAGCGTGCGTTCGATTTTTACCAAAAATGGCGGCAGCCTGGGGACGAACGGATCGCTGCAATTCTTGTTCGATCGGAAGGGTGTTTTTACCTTTAAGACACCAGAAAATACAGACGAAGACGAGTTTACATTAGAGTTAATTGATGCCGGGGCCGAAGAGGTAGAATTTGACGAGGACTATGTGACGGTGACCTGTGCAATGGACGACTTCGGCAGTGTACAGAAGTTTCTGGATGAACGTGAGGTAGAAGTCGAAAATGCTGAACTTCAGCGTATTCCCAACACAACCAAGCGGTTGGACGATGAAGAAGTCGCTAAAGTCATGAAGATGATCGACGCCTTGGAAGACGACGACGACGTGCAGAAAGTATACCATAACCTGGAAGTAACCGAAGAGCAGATGGCAAATCTGTAA
- a CDS encoding YfiR family protein — MLLRTILVLFFCASGFWSCHAQSTRDFRAAERRVQSIFISNFTRYIQWPEGANQGTFCIGFLGTNHLQQEVEAMAKTKTVNGRPMRVAQYGQPGEIPEQCHMLIISPENSHQLAEVLRRTRGKPMLIVTQKDGLGKAGSLINFISIDGQPTFEVNVGALEQNQLRCAQQLLRQAVLP; from the coding sequence ATGCTGTTACGTACAATACTCGTTCTATTCTTTTGTGCGTCGGGCTTCTGGTCATGCCACGCGCAATCGACGCGCGATTTCCGCGCGGCCGAACGGCGCGTGCAGAGCATTTTCATCTCCAACTTCACACGTTACATCCAATGGCCGGAAGGCGCCAACCAGGGAACCTTCTGCATCGGCTTTCTGGGAACCAACCACCTGCAACAGGAAGTTGAGGCGATGGCAAAAACCAAAACGGTCAACGGTCGCCCGATGCGCGTAGCGCAGTATGGGCAGCCCGGCGAAATTCCGGAACAGTGCCATATGCTGATCATTTCGCCGGAAAATAGCCACCAGTTGGCCGAAGTGCTGCGGCGCACCCGTGGCAAGCCCATGCTCATCGTGACCCAAAAAGACGGCCTAGGCAAAGCCGGTAGCCTTATCAACTTCATTTCGATCGATGGGCAGCCTACGTTCGAGGTGAATGTAGGGGCCTTGGAGCAAAATCAGTTGCGCTGCGCACAACAACTCCTGCGGCAGGCCGTGTTGCCCTGA
- a CDS encoding TIGR02757 family protein yields the protein MHFSSPQLKAFLDAKADEYNTPRFIPHDPISLPHRFTKLQDIEIIGLWAAVLAWGQRPTILRKGAELIELMDGAPHDFVLHHQESDLKRFLQFRHRTFNATDTLYFLLFFQHHYRTHASLESAFSQFLSPDAPTVEAALVGFHRYFFRLEEAPDRTRKHIATPARNSACKRLNMFLRWMVRHDDRGVDFGLWRTITPAQLVCPCDLHVDRIARRLGLITRKQTDWKTALELTERLRSLDADDPCRYDFALFGLGIEERWGQQRIK from the coding sequence ATGCACTTCTCTTCCCCTCAACTTAAGGCGTTTCTGGACGCCAAAGCCGACGAATACAATACGCCCCGGTTCATTCCTCACGACCCGATTTCCCTGCCTCATCGCTTTACCAAGCTTCAGGACATTGAGATCATCGGCTTGTGGGCGGCGGTGCTGGCCTGGGGACAACGCCCGACGATTTTGCGCAAGGGCGCAGAACTGATTGAATTGATGGATGGTGCACCGCACGATTTCGTACTACACCATCAGGAAAGCGACCTGAAACGCTTTTTGCAGTTCCGGCACCGGACCTTTAATGCCACCGACACGCTGTATTTTCTACTGTTTTTCCAACATCACTATCGGACTCACGCGTCGTTGGAAAGCGCATTCAGTCAGTTTTTGTCGCCCGATGCACCCACGGTCGAAGCAGCATTGGTCGGTTTCCATCGCTATTTCTTTCGTTTGGAAGAAGCGCCTGACCGCACCCGCAAGCACATTGCGACACCGGCCCGAAACTCGGCCTGTAAACGCCTGAACATGTTTTTGCGCTGGATGGTACGACACGACGACCGGGGAGTGGATTTCGGGCTGTGGCGCACCATTACGCCCGCCCAGCTTGTATGCCCGTGCGACTTGCACGTGGACCGGATTGCCCGGCGCCTGGGCCTGATTACGCGCAAACAGACCGATTGGAAAACGGCGCTGGAATTGACCGAGCGGCTACGGAGCCTGGATGCGGACGATCCGTGTCGGTACGATTTTGCTTTGTTTGGTTTGGGGATTGAGGAGCGGTGGGGTCAGCAGCGGATCAAATAA
- a CDS encoding tetratricopeptide repeat protein: MLWYGGALVPVQAQVLLIDQAETLVRQKRLPEAQEAIEQVIRHASTEGDPRAWYTRGYIYKELFLTAPDSAQRDHFRQTALASLDIGLQLDRNGQYNSRLHELRDYIHVTLYNESVDAFNQQEYAQAKDGFTKFLGLRQSLPHDELYAEALYQLGWSESLLGDRQHALTHYQEALAAGHQNPYLFEDLAILLEDAGKRSEAQRLVEAGLRLFPDAPNLRVARINFLLDDAEYAGAQAEVDSLLQLEPNNAEILLVAGTVYGKLQEADTLRWEQWYTKRKRIYERALSVDPVDFTANYNLGIVLYNRAVDLITGQSYDLELEELYKILGQTTALFKEALPYIEKANHLQPDNRNTLRALEGIYYCLNEKDKSKAIRNRLEALER, translated from the coding sequence ATGCTCTGGTATGGCGGCGCACTCGTGCCGGTACAGGCGCAAGTGCTGCTCATCGATCAGGCCGAAACGCTGGTGCGGCAAAAGCGGTTGCCGGAAGCACAAGAAGCGATCGAGCAAGTCATTCGCCATGCGTCGACCGAGGGTGATCCGCGTGCCTGGTACACCCGCGGTTACATTTACAAAGAATTGTTTCTGACTGCGCCCGATTCGGCTCAGCGTGACCACTTCCGGCAGACGGCCCTGGCGTCGCTCGACATTGGCCTCCAGCTGGACCGGAACGGACAGTACAACAGCCGTCTCCACGAACTGCGCGATTACATCCACGTGACGTTGTACAACGAATCGGTCGATGCGTTCAACCAACAGGAATACGCTCAGGCCAAAGACGGATTCACTAAATTTCTGGGCCTCCGCCAGTCGCTTCCGCACGACGAGCTCTACGCCGAAGCACTCTATCAACTCGGTTGGTCGGAGTCATTGCTGGGGGATCGCCAACACGCACTGACCCATTACCAGGAAGCCCTGGCAGCCGGACATCAGAATCCCTATTTGTTTGAAGATCTGGCCATTTTGCTGGAAGACGCCGGCAAACGCTCGGAAGCGCAACGGCTGGTGGAAGCGGGGCTGCGCCTTTTTCCGGACGCACCTAATTTGCGTGTCGCACGCATCAACTTCCTGCTCGACGATGCGGAATATGCGGGTGCGCAGGCCGAAGTCGATTCTTTATTACAGCTGGAGCCCAACAACGCCGAGATCCTGCTGGTGGCCGGAACGGTCTACGGGAAACTTCAGGAAGCCGACACCCTCCGCTGGGAACAATGGTATACCAAACGGAAGCGCATTTACGAACGCGCCCTGAGCGTAGATCCGGTCGATTTTACGGCCAATTACAATTTGGGCATTGTGCTTTACAACCGGGCGGTCGACCTCATTACCGGTCAGAGTTACGACTTGGAGCTGGAAGAACTGTACAAAATTCTGGGACAAACCACGGCACTGTTCAAAGAAGCGCTGCCCTACATCGAAAAAGCCAACCACTTGCAACCCGATAACCGCAATACACTCCGGGCCCTGGAAGGCATTTATTACTGTCTGAACGAAAAAGATAAATCCAAAGCCATTCGCAACCGACTCGAGGCGCTGGAACGATGA
- the fabD gene encoding ACP S-malonyltransferase produces MKAYIFPGQGSQFPGMGKALYESSAEARELFDRANQLLGFRITDLMFEGTDEDLKQTKVTQPAVFLHSVVQALVLPDFAPDMAAGHSLGEFSALVSCGAIRFEDGLQLVYQRALAMQKACEINPSTMAAVLGLDDETVERVCASIEGEVVVPANYNCPGQLVISGSMRGIEIAIEKMKEAGAKRALPLPVGGAFHSPLMEPARAELAQAIEKTAFSSPRCPIYQNVNAQPSTDPATIQQNLIAQLTAPVRWTQSVEHMIADGATVFVECGPGKVLQGLVKKISRESEVMGV; encoded by the coding sequence ATGAAAGCATACATATTTCCCGGCCAGGGCTCGCAGTTTCCCGGAATGGGCAAAGCCCTATACGAGTCGTCTGCCGAGGCACGCGAACTCTTTGACCGTGCCAACCAACTTCTGGGCTTCCGCATTACCGACCTGATGTTTGAAGGGACGGACGAAGACCTGAAACAGACCAAAGTGACCCAACCCGCGGTCTTTCTGCATTCGGTCGTGCAGGCGCTCGTGTTGCCTGACTTTGCACCGGACATGGCGGCGGGGCATTCGCTTGGCGAGTTTTCGGCCTTGGTAAGCTGCGGCGCAATCCGGTTCGAGGATGGCCTGCAACTGGTGTACCAGCGAGCGCTGGCCATGCAGAAAGCCTGTGAAATCAACCCCTCTACCATGGCCGCCGTATTAGGTCTGGACGACGAAACCGTTGAGCGCGTTTGTGCTTCGATTGAAGGCGAAGTCGTGGTGCCGGCCAATTACAACTGTCCTGGACAACTGGTGATCTCCGGTTCGATGCGGGGCATCGAAATCGCCATTGAAAAGATGAAAGAAGCCGGCGCCAAACGTGCGCTGCCCTTGCCGGTAGGAGGTGCTTTCCACTCACCGCTGATGGAACCGGCCCGCGCCGAGTTGGCACAAGCCATCGAAAAAACGGCGTTTTCGTCCCCCCGGTGCCCCATTTATCAAAACGTCAACGCGCAGCCGTCGACCGATCCGGCCACGATTCAGCAAAACCTGATTGCCCAACTGACTGCCCCCGTGCGGTGGACGCAGAGCGTCGAACACATGATTGCAGACGGTGCCACCGTTTTTGTGGAGTGCGGACCGGGCAAGGTACTGCAGGGGCTGGTAAAAAAGATCAGCCGCGAGTCGGAAGTTATGGGTGTCTAA